In the Cryptococcus neoformans var. neoformans JEC21 chromosome 1, complete sequence genome, one interval contains:
- a CDS encoding sporulation-related protein, putative gives MDTGTAHVMSWSEPTKGHVPPPLTGPSITISPLPAPHPPTIFLFGGKSVQTRRLTSDMWAMDLGTRIWEHVDAGPGPGPRYFHSMDVWEDKLVCFGGMSDSEPMSVHNDIWFFDCISRRWIPQPSPSDDVALGIDLAAQDQALIPSARYAHLSAVSRGKLVISGGQHSDNTWIYEINVYDLKNRVWVSKTEQPQADGMYSKGAYRSVAASSRKRVQTPQQGGDLKAATTHAYSVDEEGEGGDIWCYSNYDFAKVRRELDILSPDSSEHVPSNKHAPPPEFIIRDESHRMRGSSQPPGLRFPTGGIVGNSFILCGLYLASVSGAFSIWALNLETMTWKHLEPSVLSNGSWNRALVWADKAKVLVFGNTQFDLTSDYSRRAVNLDHIAVISLEAFGIYQPPNLVVPTKVQQAGLSMLDEKLASDFEVICDDGRRVKCSRKILSERWPWFAEQERELEDKAHGLISDAPFVDINDTLLGSFTPARLAPHNLTLPEPFPVCVALVQYFYTLSLTTPLQNRAPVLSALLFMSKQYKIERLNRLVVHALHERLDLSNAVGIYEIATLAGEQCLQVRALNVIHSAKSGSSRGHNRQNPGSAVPGEGGANDDFSAGRTQPGTPANGVPSGATRPGAIDAPVKRARADSLTIPEDIISSTPEQDTSHDDDDKIGALLAALDVSAKEINSLSRPHNVGHRGSDRSLASLKSAQSLTSSSLPSIPQRSHLRLPPLAPPPLSRLPSFPHTPDSIQPERSSLGRPSSPTNSDLTSNYPQTPAESLRESWILPQHRDWSVSTGPGGGLMDSRSSSSSGMGLPALPEDDAFDPRSRGSQGRTNRNLFIDPFSMQKKTNQATLEAADLLQRSAVQNLAGLQQTRTDSPTMHHSSYDSSFMQVSPAPSISRTPSVSSHSPSVFAPPPSRSPKGTRHFSINTQSSGASNPLSPTSTEWSDETGGPLLRAQTVISLANSAFDCGSSISSGSTGTSSKKAAKAEAKAIRQAEKAAKKVEAQAHFEALRAEQAKKMALLKAEAQRKAEIQAAKEQQAPSEKDLKREPKSKWGKLTNGFKDAVLFPDGGPKSTMF, from the exons ATGGACACCGGCACCGCGCATGTCATGAGCTGGAGTGAGCCCACAAAGGGCCACGTCCCACCGCCCCTCACC GGGCCAtccatcaccatctcccCGCTCCCCGCACCCCATCCGCCCACAATCTTTCTGTTCGGCGGCAAATCAGTTCAGACAAGGCGCCTCACATCCGACATGTGGGCTATGGACCTTGGTACGAGAATATGGGAGCACGTAGACGCCGGTCCTGGCCCCGGCCCTCGTTATTTCCATTCAATGGACGTCTGGGAGGATAAGCTCGTGTGCTTTGGTGGAATGTCAGATTCCGAACCCATGTCGGTGCACAATGACATCTGGTTCTTTGACTGTATCTCCAGAAGATGGATTCCTCAACCTTCGCCATCCGACGATGTTGCTCTCGGTATCGACCTGGCAGCTCAAGATCAGGCGCTTATCCCCTCTGCACGTTACGCCCACCTTAGCGCAGTGTCCCGTGGCAAGCTTGTCATTTCTGGTGGTCAACATTCGGACAACACTTGGATCTACGAGATCAACGTCTATGATTTGAAGAACCGGGTTTGGGTTTCCAAGACTGAACAACCCCAAGCCGATGGTATGTATTCCAAGGGAGCGTACAGAAGTGTTGCGGCCAGTTCCAGGAAGAGAGTCCAGACGCCCCAGCAGGGAGGTGACTTAAAGGCGGCTACTACTCATGCATACTCggttgatgaggaaggcgagggtGGAG ATATTTGGTGCTACTCCAACTATGACTTTGCCAAAGTTCGACGTGAACTCGATATCCTCTCTCCCGACAGCTCTGAGCACGTCCCTTCCAATAAGCACGCGCCTCCGCCCGAATTTATCATCCGCGACGAATCTCACCGTATGCGCGGATCATCTCAACCCCCAGGTCTTCGTTTCCCCACTGGAGGTATCGTTGGCAATTCATTTATTCTCTGCGGTCTCTATCTCGCTTCCGTCTCTGGCGCCTTTTCCATCTGGGCACTCAATCTTGAAACTATGACATGGAAGCACCTCGAGCCTTCCGTGTTATCAAATGGAAGCTGGAACCGTGCCCTTGTTTGGGCAGACAAGGCCAAAGTGCTGGTGTTTGGCAACACACAATTTGACCTAACGTCTGATTACAGCCGACGCGCCGTCAATCTCGATCATATCGCCGTCATCTCTCTCGAAGCTTTTGGAATCTACCAACCTCCCAACCTCGTGGTACCTACCAAAGTCCAGCAAGCAGGTCTGTCAATGCTTGATGAGAAGCTTGCATCTGATTTCGAGGTTATATGTGACGATGGTCGACGTGTTAAATGCTCTCGAAAGATTCTGAGTGAGCGCTGGCCATGGTTCGCAGAACAAGAACGGGAACTTGAAGATAAAGCTCATGGGTTAATTTCTGATGCTCCCTTTGTGGACATCAACGATACCCTTCTCGGCTCTTTCACTCCGGCTCGTCTCGCACCCCACAATCTCACCCTCCCTGAGCCTTTCCCAGTCTGTGTCGCCCTCGTTCAATACTTTTACACCCTTTCTCTTACCACTCCACTCCAAAACCGTGCACCTGTGCTTTCAGCTTTGCTGTTCATGTCGAAACAGTACAAGATTGAAAGGCTGAATAGGCTTGTAGTGCATGCTTTGCATGAGAGATTGGATCTTTCTAATGCAGTTGGTATCTATGAAATTGCGACGCTTGCTGGGGAGCAATGTTTGCAGGTGAGGGCATTGAATGTGATTCAC TCTGCTAAGAGCGGCTCGTCTCGAGGCCACAATAGGCAAAACCCAGGCTCAGCCGTCCCAGGCGAAGGCGGTGCCAACGACGACTTTAGTGCAGGCCGCACCCAACCCGGTACCCCTGCCAACGGCGTTCCGTCTGGCGCCACCCGCCCTGGAGCTATTGATGCCCCTGTCAAACGAGCTCGTGCTGATTCATTGACTATCCCTGAAGACATTATCTCTTCAACACCTGAGCAGGATACGTCGcacgatgatgacgacaaGATCGGCGCCCTTCTTGCCGCTCTCGACGTATCCGCAAAGGAAATTAACTCTCTCTCTCGTCCACATAATGTCGGTCACCGAGGCTCTGATCGATCATTGGCTTCGTTGAAATCTGCGCAAAGCCttacatcctcctctttgccttctATTCCTCAACGGAGCCATTTGCGTCTCCCACCTCTTGCcccacctcctctctcaCGCCTACCATCTTTTCCCCATACACCCGACTCTATCCAGCCTGAACGATCTTCTTTAGGAAGGCCATCCAGTCCTACCAACTCGGATTTGACGAGCAACTACCCTCAAACGCCTGCCGAATCCCTTCGAGAATCTTGGATCCTCCCTCAACATAGGGACTGGTCTGTGTCTACCGGACCGGGAGGCGGTTTGATGGACAGCaggtcaagctcaagctcagGGATGGGTTTACCGGCATTgccggaagatgatgcgTTCGACCCTCGGTCAAGGGGTAGTCAAGGGAGGACGAATAGGAATCTGTTTATAGATCCCTTCTCGATGCAAAAGAAGACTAATCAAGCAACTTTGGAAGCGGCCGATCTTTTGCAGCGTTCTGCCGTTCAAAACCTTGCCGGCTTGCAACAAACCCGCACCGATTCGCCTACAATGCACCATTCTTCGTACGACTCTTCCTTTATGCAAGTGTCCCCTGcaccttccatctcccgTACACCATCAGTCTCTTCCCACTCTCCTTCTGTCTTtgcgcctcctccttcgcGTTCACCCAAGGGCACCCGGCATTTTTCAATAAACACCCAATCTTCTGGTGCGAGCAACCCGCTCTCACCCACAAGCACAGAGTGGAGCGATGAGACTGGTGGGCCGCTTCTAAGGGCGCAGACAGTGATTAGTTTGGCGAATAGCGCATTTGATTGTGGGAGCAGTATCAGCTCTGGATCAACAGGGACGAGTAGTAAGAAGGCTGCTAAGGCGGAGGCAAAGGC TATCCGCCAAGCCGAAAAAGCAGCAAAGAAAGTAGAAG